ACGCGCCGATCATGACGACTACGTCTTGCCGGACATCGACATTACTCTAGAGCAGGCATTGGGGCGCTAATTCCTTCGAAGAAGCCCAGTCAGATTAGAGTTCCTTGAATCGAAGGCGGCGCTAGTCGGGTGTGGCGTCTTCCTTCGGAAGCGGCGGATCCGCAGCTTCCTCGCTAGTTCCTTCACAGACGGCATCAGGCGCCGGCGGCGTCCCGACGACTTCACCGGCGCTAGCGGACTCGTCGAGGTGTTTTTCCGCCGCTTTGAGGAATTGGTCACACGCCGCTCGCTCCGACGCCTCGATGTCCTGGGGCAAGGCACGCACGAGAGCGACCAGAGCCGGAAGGTCCGCGAAAGACATCACATTCCCAAGCTGGAAGTTGACCATGGGGTGAGAAACATAATCACCCAAGGTCCACGCCTGTCCCGTCTGGACGAAGGCCTTGAGGAATTTCGGGAGCAGGTTCGGTTGCGTGACTGCGGAGGCAACCCATTCCCGAGGGCCCGAAAGATCGGCGAAGTCCCGCCATCGATAGAGGTAGCTCACGAAATGCGGATTTTGGATCATCGTTTCCGGCGCCCGCTCAAGGGCGGCTCGGAGCTTTGCCACCCAGGCGGCCTTGGCGGCGTCGAGCTGCACGTCCGTCATCAGGAGATCGGTGTCTCCCTTTTCACGCCTGTCGATATCCAGCGAAATCAATGTCGCCGGGACGGCCAGCGAATCAGAAGTCCTCAAGGCCCGCAGAAAGGTTTCGCCGCGGTGATCGAGATTAGCATCGCCCTTTAGGTACCAGGACACGGCACACCAAGCCGAGATGAACGGCACTCTCTCTGCCAATCCAAGCAAATCGCCAGTCAGCGGTTCGGCCACATCGAACAACGCTGGCACCAACGCGTCAGCACGCGCGATCGGTAGCGTTCCGGCGTTTGCGGCCTGCTCAATGCGGCTAAGGATTTCTGGGAGGAGATTCCGCTTGGCGAGATCGGCAAATGCCCGGTCAATGTAGCCACGGTCATTCGAGTGCTCGACGAAATCGAGGAATTCAGACTCAGACATGCGGCCGTCCGGGACGCGAAGCGCGAAGTACCGATCGAAATATTGACGCGAGCATATCTGCCGTCGGGAGGACCACTCTCGTTCCCAATCCGGACCGTGCCAGGGAGCGCCGAAGGCCCAATCGACGACGGGGAAGATTTTGGACACGATATATTGCACTGCCTGCTTGTTCTCCGCCGAAGCGGCTGCAACTACGGCTTTGACTTTCTCTTTATCGGTGTCCCGCCGATCATGCGTGCCCGTTATGAAGGCCTTGCTCTGCGCAACGGCCGCATAGACGTCCGGCTCGAACAGGCGCAGTGCTTCGAGTGCGACCGTATCGATGAGATTAGTCTCCAGACCTCGAGGTTCTCGGTGCAATGTCAGTTGTACCTCGACGCCGCCGATGAACCGCTTGGCGTCTCGTAGATTGCGAAAGAAGTGCTTCATCCCGCCGTGCCACAGGTTACCCCAGCGGGTTTGATCGAAGGCGGGATCGGTCGGCAGTGCCGCCGTAAGCTTGTTGAGCTCGGAAAGAACGATATTGCCGATGCGCGCCCCCTCGACGACCGGCACGTCGAAAGCGGTTTGCACGACCTTTTCGAGGTACTTGCGGCCATCGCCGGGCGTCCCGCCGTCGAACGCGCGTTCTATGACGGCGCGCTGGTAGAGTAGCAGGTAGGTTAGCCCGGGAAGGCTCGCGTTCGCCTTGATGTGTCGGATGACCGTCCGAATCTGTTCCGGCTCAAGCCGATCGATGTCATCGACCACCACCAGGATGTTTTGCGGCAACGTCTGGAGACGTTTCTCAAGTCGCGCGCGGGCTATGTCGAGGGGCCGGGCGTCCTCCCGATCTCTGAAAATGAAGCCTAACATTCGGCTGACAACGAGTGTCACGACGCCGAGCCCGATCAGGAGTCCAGCGAGCACCTTTGCTGCCGGTTCGAGGGCGATCACGCCGCCGGCGACCAACAGTCCCAGGCCGGCGAGCCAGGTTGCGTGATCGAGTACCTGCTTGCCGGCTGCTTTGATCCCTCCCGAAAATTGTTCGAGCAGCTTCGCGTAGCGACGGAATTCGTACGCTCTGGCGCGCGCCTCAAGCGACTGGCCGCCATCGCCGAGAGCCGCGGCGATCTCCCGAAAGAACGCTCGTGTAATGGCCTCGTCCGTTCCCCATTGCCACGGGTTGAAATTGACCACCTTCATCGGGCTCTCGCCCCGCGCGCTCAGCGTCTCGACGATGAGGTTCTTGATCGACGTCTTGCCCGACCCCCATTCGCCACGCAGAGCGACGACCAGGCTTTCCCTGCCGCGATATCGAGACAGGACCCCGGCGAGCGCCCGGGCGAATTCACCGCGACCGAGCAGGTCCTCCCGTGAGCTGCCGATCGGCAGATCCTCCGAGAAGGTGCCTCGACGTTCGGCGTCGTGTTCAGCGCCCCGGACCCATTTCCAAAGTCGTCCCATAACAGATGCACTCTTCATCATCGTTCGTCGCCCGTTTCCTCGGATGATATTCGAATCCTTGAGCCGTTCACAAACGTCAAGCGAAACATTCCCAAGGGCGATCTCATCGTCCATCATTCGGTTCGTTTTCCTGATCGTATTCGAATCCTTGCTCGGCGATCACGTCGCCGGCATACGCTCGAGCCACGTCCGTATTCGAATCCTTGGGTCTGGCGCCAAACGGTCGGACATATGAGCCCCTGAGAGTCTGACCGTGAAGTCCGCGCTCGCTACTTGCATCGCGCACCGCAACGCCGGAAGTCGACGTCGCAGGGCCGAAGTGGGGCGTAGGGTCACTCGGTCGTGTGGTCCGTTCGGGAGAGCATTGCTCCCCGTACTGGACGGGACGGGACGGACCCCGGCATTAACCGGATCCATCGGTACTTTCCACTGCTCGTCCACAGTTTCGTGAGGCGATTTTGACAGCCAAAATCAAGGTAAACGACGCACGCAGACTGAGCGACAACGTGCTCCAAAATTGTTGACGCGAATACTTGCGGACCCCTGAAAACAGCTTGTCTACGCGGCATGCGCTCATCCTGAGCCCACTCGGCTTTCAAGGACTCGTCTGCCGCCGCTCTGGCGGATTGAACGCACGAGACCGCGGTCGCGGCGCGTTGCGAACTCAACGAGAATGATTCATGAAACTTGTTCGTGTGCAGGTCGAGCGAAAGCTCGAGCGTACGCTCATAATGTGGAAACTGCGCGAAAGAGTACCTATGACGTTCAGAAGCGGATGGCCTTCACTGCGCTCGAATTGGAGTAGGTATGCACTCGTGGGGGCGCACCTAAGCTTCGCTGTGGCCGCTTTCGGAGAAGCAGCCTCGGCGGATCGGACGGCCATTGCGGATGGGCCGCGGATCGCACCTTCGGACCAGATTCCCGGGTCGCCTCGTACCGATGTCGTCTCCACCAACGAGACGAGCTTGGACGAGGTGCCGCTCTTCCTTTCCGCCATACCTATCTCAGACATTGGGGCAAGAGCCGTTCTGAAGGTGCGTGTCACCGAGCTCGTTGGGAAGCTCGAGTGTCTGCTAACCCAACCCTCCGCGGACAAACCGACCATTCATAGTTCGATCAGCCAGTATGCTCGCGCCGAAGTTCTATCGGTCGAACGCGGATTCTACGCCGGGCGGATCATTTTGCTCTGCGCTTCGAAATCGATCCGCCAATTCGTGGTCGGGGATAGTGGCCTTGTGTTCGGGCCGATCAGCGCGAATGGGAATGGCGAACCGCGGCTGATGATCGCCGAATCATATCGCCAGATGGTGGACCGCAGGCGGCGCGAAGGCGCCGCCTGCGTCTGGAAATACTGCGTAGATTTCTGGGGCTTGTTTCGAGGAGCAAGTAAGTGAGCTGGGATTCCATCGAAGAGAGCATTCATTTTTGGAACAAGGATAACGGAGACAATTGGCAGTCGGCCAGCGCGACGGATCCGGCAGTATCGTCGGATGACCAAGCTGCCATAATGGCGGCGATCAAGCTCCTATACGATCATTCGCCGACCGCACAGGCAATGCTCGAGGCAGCGTCTGCGCGACCGCTTGGCATCCGGATCTATCAAGCTCCTCCAAGTGATCCAGGACAAGCGGCAGCACACCCACTTGGCCTTTCTGCCACGATAGGCATAAACGTTGCTGAGGCGGAAAATGACTACTTCTTCAATAATCTCGGTGAACTGAAGCAGGAACTCTTGCCGCTCGCCATCGCTCATGAACTCAGCCATGAGCTTGGTACTGTTGATCCTTCTGGAACATCGAACGCGGACAGAAACGCGCCTGATTACAATTTCGATGGCTCATTGAGCTACTTTCCGGATCCAAGCGTTGACAACTTTGCCGGCCAGTTGCACGGGGCTGTCGGCATCGAGGATCAGGTAGCCGATGAGTTAGCGGGGTACGACCAGAACTTCGCAAACCACCACCGGACGTCTTACGAGAAGCCAATCTTCAAATACTCCCTGGATTCCAGTGGCAATCCGGTGATTTCCGCAGCTTACGCCGCATATGCGCCTGACGGTGGATTTACTCGTGGAACGCCGGTCGACATTGTGCGCTTGGCTGTGGCTCAAGACCCTCCCTACTATGACAATATGGATATGTCCTCCCGCACCGACGGGAAGTCGATCCTTGCTTTCGGCGAGGCGGGGAACGACGACATTGCTGGTGCTAGCGGCAATGATTTTCTGTATGGGGGAAGCGGAGACGATAGCTTATCCGGGGGTGCCGGAAACAACTACATTAATGGCGGGCTGCTCGGTATTTCATCCGCCACCGATGGCATAGACACTGCGAAGTACGGCAGCGGGCGAGCCGTTGTTGCACTCGATGGTGGTAGCGGCGGCATCACGCAAATCGACGATAGCGTGTTGAAGCACTCGATCGTGGTCTCCGACAACTATGCTCCGGATCCGACCACTGGCGGAGCGCCTTACTCGCATGGGCACGACGATCTATTCTCGATCGAAAAGATCAACGGCGTTGGCACGCTGAACGTTTCGAGTTTCGATCTCTCGAACTATGAGCTGACCCGGACGGCCGGTGCCGATCCAGATCGGCCCATCCTCTGGGTTCTCGGGACCAGCTCCAGCGTCCTGAACTACTCGGGCGGAAATACCAAGATCACGTCCTATGATTACGCCTTTGATGGTTCATCGAATTCAATCTATCGAGCCATCGATGCCGACTACGGGCAAGGGGCGGCGCACACCGGACTTGCGGTGAAGTTCTTCACACAGGTGAATCTGCAGGGCGGGTACGACAGCATTAAGTTAGGCGCCGCCGATCCGATCACCGACATCAAGCTTACCGGATCCTACGATACAGCCGACCTCTCCGCGACTGCGATTGCGGATTCAACAACTGTCCACACGGACGACACCGGATCGATAGTCGCAGGAGCAGGCGCAATGAGCGCGTCCTCAATGGACGCAGGCATCCTGGAAGGCACTCTCGTCCTGCCTGAGAAATGGTCGGACTACACGATCGTCCAGACCGGCCAGACCGCCTTTACGCTCACGGCGAAGGATGGCTCCGCCGGCACCTACACGACGACGGACATCGCGAGCTTCCAGTTCGCGGATGGCACGCTGTCGAACGCGACGGTTGGCGAGAAGGCCCCAACCGGCGTCGGGCTCTCTCTGGCGCTGTTCTCGGTTGGCGTTCCGAGTTCGCTTGACCTCGGTCAGCTTTCCACAATGGACGCCAACACGCTCGACAAGTTCACGTACGCGCTCGCGGGCGGGTCGGACCAGTTTTTTCTCGCTGAGCACCGATCAAAACGGCGCCACGACGCTCGCTCTCAAGTCGGCAGGCGCCCTCAACTACGACGCCTGGCGGGCGGTCATTGAGAACGTGTTCGGCCCGGGGCTCAATGCCAATGATATCGACGCCTTGCTTGTAACCGGAACGGTCAAAGATCCAGTGAAGGCCGCCGCACTGGCTGCCTCCTTCGCCGGAACGCCATACATGGCGACAGTGACCTCGACGGACTCGCAAGGTCAGAGCGTCACGAAGAACCTATTCTTGGACCTGCATAACGACGGCAAGCCGATCGTGCATGTGCCGACCATGCAGGGCAACCTGACCCTAACCGGCGATGGCCAAATATACATCCTGGGCGACAACGCCTCAGTGACGATCTCCGGGGTCGGCAACACGGTCATCGGCGGGAATAGCGACACTGTCGTTCTTGGTATGGGTAACGCTCTCTTTGCGGGAGACAACGCCATCGTTTCAGCTGACAGCGGCGACTACGTCTCGGTCGGAGGCTACGCGACCATCACAACTGGGGGCGAGCACGGCAGTATTCAGATCAACGCCGGCGACCACGCCAAGATCTACGCAGCGGGGGCTCACGAAACGATAAGCATGGGCCTCGGACAAGATTCGAAGGTCCAGGCCACACACCTCCTGTGGTCGGACCTACAGTGGCAGAGCACGAACGTCGACTTTAGCAGCCTGACGACAGGCATATCCTACGAGAACAACGTCTGGCTCGCTCAGAACGTGGCCGACTACAACATCGCCTACACGCTCCACAGCTTCATCTTCACCAGTCCAGGGAAGCCGACCGAAGTTCTCGATTTTGGCGACAACTTTGGCCTGACGTGGGCCGCCTATCATTTTAAGGACGCTACCGTTGGAGCCGGGGATCTTATCTACCTCGCCAATCAGCAGCAGTTCCTGGCGCAGCTTGGCGATCATCAGGGCTTCTGGACGGCGCCGGCGGCAGTGTCCGCGTCGGCGTCCTCTCCCAGCGCATCGGCCAACTTATCTTTTGCCGACGGCTTGGCTTTCGATACCCACACGGTTTCTGTTGCCTACACGGGGTCGCTGCCAGAGCAAGGACATCTGACCGCGACGTTGGCCGCCGATAGCAGCCGCTTCTCCGCGGGAGCTGTTTCCCTTGCATATGTCTTGGATCCGTCCAAGCTCGCAACGAGCTACAAGGGGGCGTCTGACCAAACCTATGCAGTTACGATCACCGACCAGAACGGCAATGCATTCCAGCAACAATTCACGGTCCACACGACGGGTCAGGGCAACACGACCCAGTTCGGGTCGGGTGGATCTACGGATTCAGTGCCGGAATCGCCGAGCGGAACGTCGGTCACATCCACCAGCGGCACGTTGGCTTTCACCGATAGCGACACCTACGACCAGCATTCTCTCACTATCGGTCACGGGACGACGTCCGTATCGGGCTCGCAGGTAACGATTGTAGGCACATATGGCACCCTGACCGCCACGATGTCGGACAGTACGTCGACCGGCAACGGCGGGGTGGCCTGGACCTACACCACCAACGAAGACGCTCTGCATTCGGCGCCCCACCACGCGACACTTACGGACAATTTCGTCGTGACGCTCGACGACGGTCTAGGTGGCGTCGTGACACAGGGGCTCCCTATAACCATCACCACAGCGGCCGGCGGGCTTTCCATCTCGTCGGGACCCTCGACGTCTCTCTACCAGAAAGCATCGTCCTCCGGCGTCGAGACCGGGTCCGGAGTTTTGCCGTTCTCCGACGTCGATCTAGGAGACTTCCACGTTGTCGCGACCTCGCTCCTGACAACCTCGGCTCTCGGAGGGGTCGATCCGGGCAGCTTCACCGCGCAGGTCACAAAAGACACGGTGGGCACCGGATCTGGCGGCCAGATCTCATGGACCTACTCGGTGTCGGATGCGACCCTGTCTGCGATGGGCATGTCGTTCGGCCACAACAATTATTCATCGACCTACCTGGTCACCTTGAGCGACGGCCGCGGGGACGCCATCACCCAGAACGTCATTGCGTCCGTCTACGGCACTGTGCCAACCGCAGCTGGCACTCTTCTTTCAACGACAGCGCTCCCCACCATGTACGTGGGGTCTGGCGCGACAGATACAGCGACCCGATCGTCGCTTTCCTACTCAGACCAGGACATCTACGTCCATCACTCGATTTCAACCGCTTTCGTGTCGGCAACGAACGGCGAAACGGCCCCCGTCGGGATGCTCACGCCGGTCATCACCAAGGACCACAGCGGCTCTGCCTACGGATCGTACAACCTGACCTATAGCGCGCCCGACTCGGCGCTCGACTGGATGCAGGACGGTCAGACATTCAAGGAGACTTGGGCCGTTTCGCTGCAGACCGTTGAGAACCCTTCTCTCGTCTCAACCAAATACCAGACGATCACCTTCATCCGGACGGCGAACGCCATGAGCGTCACTGGCGGAACGACCGCCGGATCGGTCACCGCGATGGCCGATCAGACCACCTCGGAATCCGCTTCTGGCGCAATCACCTTTACCGACGGTCACAAGGCCGATCACCACACCGTATCCGCCGCGTTCGTATCATCAGACGGGGGACCATCCCCGCTTGGCGCGCTGTCGACTGCAATCTTGGCCGACAGCAGCCCCACTCTAACTGCCGGATCGGTCGGCTGGACATATTCGGCTGACAACTCTGTGCTATCGGCCATGGCGCCCGGCAGCACAGTCCACGAGACATGGACCGTCACGCTCGACGATGGCCACGGCGGAACAACCCCGCCCACAACCATTTCGATCACGCTGACCCGACCTGCCGACGTGGCGCCGCAGATCCTGTCGTCGGTGACGTCAGGCAGCCTCACCGAGGCAGCCAACACCACCGGATCGTCGGTGGTTGACCACGCCGGCGGCGCGATCATGTTCGCTGATGGCGACACCACCGACATCCCCACCGCGACCGTCCTCTCCGAGAGCGCCGTTTACAAGGATGCCGCCGGCCAGACATTGAACCTCGACCCCGCAAAGCTGGCGGTCTTGGAGAACGCCCTCACGGAGACGGTCCGGCCGGGCAACAGCAACGTTGGCGGGGCCTACTGGTCCTACGATGTCGCGGACAAGGACCTCGACTTCCTTGGCCAGGGCGAAACCGTCACGGTCACCGCTACGATCCGCCTGGATGACGGACACGGCCACCAGGTGGATACGCCTGTCACCGTCACCATCAACGGCACCAACGACCTGCCGACGGTTGGTCCGGTCGCGTCGCAGCAGGCCACGCCGGCGGATGGGCCCATCACGATCGATCTGCTCTCGACGGCGACTGATCCGGACCACGGCGACGTCATCGCGCTCGCCGGCGCGCCGACGGTCACCTCAAGTGACGGCCATGTCGTCACCTTCTCGACGAGCGGCTCGATCATCACGATCGATCCTTCGCAGTTTGCCTACCTACAGTCCGGGCAGGGCGTCGATCTCTCGATCGGCTTCGACGTCGGAGATGGTCCCGGAGCGACCCATGCGACGGCATCCGTCGCCATCGCAAAGCCAGGTCCTGGAGACATTCACCTGGCCGACTGGACCGGAGCTCGGACAGAACAGGCAGTCTTCACCGACATATTCGGCACGATGGACCACTCGTGGCAGCCACTCGGTAACGTGACCGCGACGGATGGAGCTCATTCCGGCTCGTTGTCGTACTCGCTGACCGGCCCATCGGCGTCGGATTTTACGCTCATGGGGACGGGCCTTTACCTGACTGGTCAGGCTCACCTGGACTACGACGCCTGGCACACGGCCGTTGAGAACGCCTTCGGCGGCGGCCTGACGGATGCGCAGATCGACGCGAAGCTCGGCACCGGGATCGTATCTGATCCGGTTGCCGCCGCGGCGCTCGCCACCGCATTCGCCGGCACGCCGTACATGGCACAGATCACGGCGACGGATGCTTTTGGCAACACCTCGGCGCAGAACGTCTTCGTCGACCTCCACGACGTTGGGCGCGACCTCCAGAATGCGCTGGTGACGCTGGACAGCTCATTGTCCGAGCTGACGCCGGTCGGAACGGTGGTCGGCCATGTCGATGGGCTGCTGCCGAACGACCCCTACAAGCCCTATTTCCAGGCAGACCCGAACGGGTATTTCTCGTTCGACGGCAATAACCTCGTCGTCGCCAGGCCGCTGGATTTTGCGGCGCAATCGCACTTCGACATCCAGCTCGAGACCCCGGTCGCACCGACGGCAGACACGCCGTTCTGGCAGTATTCGTCCTCATCGCTGCCGATCAACGTCCAGGATGCCCACCTTCTCAGTGGGGATCCGTCATCCTTCAATTTCACGCAGACCGCGAGCGAGGCGACGGAAGGAGCTCCGCAGGAGACGCTCATCGGCTCGTTAAGCTTGCCGACGGCCGGTACTACCACCCTCGCTTTGGACGACTCCTATCCATGGCACCCGTCACATATGTTCGATGTCCGGACCAACGGCGACGGGACCGCGAGCCTGTATCTCGAGGCAGGTGCTTGGGTAAACCGCAACGCCCTTGGCGCCTCGGGTCTTCTGAATCTGTCGGTCGGCGCCTACACCACCAACGACGGTGCGGTCACGAAGTCCGTGATCCCTGTGTCGCTGCACATGCATGAGGCCCGGTATGACCCCAGCCAGCCCAATTTGAACGGTGTCGTCTGGTCGAGTCCGCACTCAACCGCGCCAGCAGCGGTCGTTGCCTTCGTGAACCCCGACTATTACGACGTGTCCTACTCGGTGTCCCTCGGTTCAAGCGCCGACGACCAGGCCTTCACGCTCTCGGACGCGCAGACCGACCAATGGGGACAGGTGACAGCTGCATTGCGTCCTGCGGTCGCGCTGCAGGACCGACCGTACACCGTCGACGTCCACGTGGTCGGTTCGAACGGCTACGATCACGTCTCGCAGCTGACTTTTGCGCCGCAGATGTCGCCCCCGATCGAGGCGTCTCCGATCGATGATGGCCAGGTTTCGACAAGCAACAGCCCCGTCGTGATCGACCTGTTGCAGAACGCGTTCGGATCAGGGCCGCTGTCGATCGCCCCCGCTAGCCTGCACATTTCAACGACGGATGGTCAGCCGGTCGGCTATACGTTGGACCATGGGGTCATAAACATCGATCCCTCCCTGTTCGCTGCCGCAGTCGGGCCTGATCGACTCTGGAAGTCCGCGAGCAATGACGTGGGGCTGGAGCATGTCAGTATCTCCTATGGCATCACGGATGGAGCCAACACCGTTACCAACGAGGCGCACTTTGACGTCGACAGTGCGGGACCGGGCGCGCTTGGCGGCGCTCTTTTCAATAGTGCTAGCGCCGACTACTCCTCGCCTTCAACCGGAGCCGTGACGGTCGGTAGCTGGTACAACGAACAAATCACCGGCGCTGCCTTCTTTCGGGTCTTCCATCCGACGGCGGAGGGACTTTCGTTCTCTGAAAGCGCCCACGTTGTTGCCGCCTATAATGCCGACGGATCGCCGCTCGTGCTCACCGACGCGCAGCAGGCAGCGCTCACGGGCGGGGCGAGCATTTACGCATCCTTGCCAAGCATGGGCTTCGCCGACTGGATGTACAACGTCGATGATGCGGCAGATGGCTTCCTGCTGCGCGATCAGAAGGCGATCCTGGAGGTGGATATCACGGCGAATGACGGCGAAGGGCACACCGCGGTCCAGCCGTTCACCGTCATCGTCAATGGTCTCGATCATGCGCCGCAGCTCAACGGCGTCTCGGACGCAATAGCGGCAGATGCGGGCCCCGTTTCCGGCGTTAGTTACTTGAGCGACAGAGACGCTGGGGACCTACACACCCTGAGCGCGACCTATATGCCAGCCTGGTCGTCATCTCCAGTCGGCCAAGTCGGCAATCTGTCGTTGACCCTCCTGAGCGAACCGAACCCCACCGACAGCAATCCGTACGCCCCAGGCTCCTTCCGCTGGGACTACACCCCGGATCCCGTTAAAGCCGCCGCGCTGAGCCAGGGCGAGACCGCGACGG
The genomic region above belongs to Bradyrhizobium sp. CCBAU 53338 and contains:
- a CDS encoding P-loop NTPase fold protein, which encodes MMDDEIALGNVSLDVCERLKDSNIIRGNGRRTMMKSASVMGRLWKWVRGAEHDAERRGTFSEDLPIGSSREDLLGRGEFARALAGVLSRYRGRESLVVALRGEWGSGKTSIKNLIVETLSARGESPMKVVNFNPWQWGTDEAITRAFFREIAAALGDGGQSLEARARAYEFRRYAKLLEQFSGGIKAAGKQVLDHATWLAGLGLLVAGGVIALEPAAKVLAGLLIGLGVVTLVVSRMLGFIFRDREDARPLDIARARLEKRLQTLPQNILVVVDDIDRLEPEQIRTVIRHIKANASLPGLTYLLLYQRAVIERAFDGGTPGDGRKYLEKVVQTAFDVPVVEGARIGNIVLSELNKLTAALPTDPAFDQTRWGNLWHGGMKHFFRNLRDAKRFIGGVEVQLTLHREPRGLETNLIDTVALEALRLFEPDVYAAVAQSKAFITGTHDRRDTDKEKVKAVVAAASAENKQAVQYIVSKIFPVVDWAFGAPWHGPDWEREWSSRRQICSRQYFDRYFALRVPDGRMSESEFLDFVEHSNDRGYIDRAFADLAKRNLLPEILSRIEQAANAGTLPIARADALVPALFDVAEPLTGDLLGLAERVPFISAWCAVSWYLKGDANLDHRGETFLRALRTSDSLAVPATLISLDIDRREKGDTDLLMTDVQLDAAKAAWVAKLRAALERAPETMIQNPHFVSYLYRWRDFADLSGPREWVASAVTQPNLLPKFLKAFVQTGQAWTLGDYVSHPMVNFQLGNVMSFADLPALVALVRALPQDIEASERAACDQFLKAAEKHLDESASAGEVVGTPPAPDAVCEGTSEEAADPPLPKEDATPD
- a CDS encoding VCBS domain-containing protein, encoding MFADGDTTDIPTATVLSESAVYKDAAGQTLNLDPAKLAVLENALTETVRPGNSNVGGAYWSYDVADKDLDFLGQGETVTVTATIRLDDGHGHQVDTPVTVTINGTNDLPTVGPVASQQATPADGPITIDLLSTATDPDHGDVIALAGAPTVTSSDGHVVTFSTSGSIITIDPSQFAYLQSGQGVDLSIGFDVGDGPGATHATASVAIAKPGPGDIHLADWTGARTEQAVFTDIFGTMDHSWQPLGNVTATDGAHSGSLSYSLTGPSASDFTLMGTGLYLTGQAHLDYDAWHTAVENAFGGGLTDAQIDAKLGTGIVSDPVAAAALATAFAGTPYMAQITATDAFGNTSAQNVFVDLHDVGRDLQNALVTLDSSLSELTPVGTVVGHVDGLLPNDPYKPYFQADPNGYFSFDGNNLVVARPLDFAAQSHFDIQLETPVAPTADTPFWQYSSSSLPINVQDAHLLSGDPSSFNFTQTASEATEGAPQETLIGSLSLPTAGTTTLALDDSYPWHPSHMFDVRTNGDGTASLYLEAGAWVNRNALGASGLLNLSVGAYTTNDGAVTKSVIPVSLHMHEARYDPSQPNLNGVVWSSPHSTAPAAVVAFVNPDYYDVSYSVSLGSSADDQAFTLSDAQTDQWGQVTAALRPAVALQDRPYTVDVHVVGSNGYDHVSQLTFAPQMSPPIEASPIDDGQVSTSNSPVVIDLLQNAFGSGPLSIAPASLHISTTDGQPVGYTLDHGVINIDPSLFAAAVGPDRLWKSASNDVGLEHVSISYGITDGANTVTNEAHFDVDSAGPGALGGALFNSASADYSSPSTGAVTVGSWYNEQITGAAFFRVFHPTAEGLSFSESAHVVAAYNADGSPLVLTDAQQAALTGGASIYASLPSMGFADWMYNVDDAADGFLLRDQKAILEVDITANDGEGHTAVQPFTVIVNGLDHAPQLNGVSDAIAADAGPVSGVSYLSDRDAGDLHTLSATYMPAWSSSPVGQVGNLSLTLLSEPNPTDSNPYAPGSFRWDYTPDPVKAAALSQGETATDYFYTQVADNHGGSSGSGAVFTVTGVNSAPTVMAPAQTVNVSVDANHGPGASESYGDNFQFADANWHDTHAVSATLLSTDFGDHALGTIGANIRTDATNGAAGTVGWSYAVDDAALTSLAPDQVVHEVFDFAIADNHGGVAHHQVNINLSHYPMMA